The window GATACTGGCTATGGATGAAGATCAAGGGCTGTTGAAGGTTATGCCACTGGGCTCTGAAAGCCGCCATCACATTTTGGCGACCCTAGCGAGGCATCACCGTAATCTGTCTCGTTTTCGTTTCTATCTGTGCTCGATGAATTTCCAAGGTAATCAGCCATGGGTAAGTAGGTACTTCGAAAAACGAGTCGTTTCTGACGTctcctacctacctacctaggtatctgTCAAAGCATCATGGCTCAATGTGTCGGGCGTCGTTCCGCGCCTGCTGCGGAGCCGCCTTCTCCCGACAGACCTGCGCTAACTGCCTCAAACAACCTCATCTCGCGGCAACGTAACCTGGCATCCATGTCGcatccctcccttcccctgGCGAATGTCTAGACGGGTCTTCGACGCCGTAGGGCCTGAAGACGGGACACGGAGTCATGTACAAAGAAACCCGCAAGATTGGGCAAGGTTTTCTACGGCTGGGCGACACACACAACGAGTCAGCGAATCCCTTTCTTCTGGAACACATCGTCACTTGTAATCCAATTGGGATGACGATCCCCCGCCCCGAAAAATCATCATCAAACTTGAGGGGAGAAGACGCTCAATCAGGAAACGGTCACAAGGTCATCCCGCCAGAGTTCCGGGGCGGAAGGACGGAGTCGGCCCGCGAAGGCATGCCTAGTCTCCGGAGCCTTCTCACTCATTTTGCCAGCGCGGGATTTGAAGCTTTGACGTTTTGCGGCTCCTCGGGCTCCTCGGGGTCTAGAGCCTGTTGGGTGGAGTTAAATGCATGTCCAATCGCCGTCTGCACCCCTCAAGACTTTGAAGAAGAAACCGCCATCTCCGTCTGGCCAACCTTCTACGATGTAGTCGTGGGTACCTAAACATATGCTCGCGTTGATCGACGCTTGGCCTCCATGGGCCCCAAATAACAGGTTGACTCATCAATGAAGAAATTATCCCTTTCTATCCACAAATTTGAACGAGCAATCACTGTTATCCGCGTCAATCAACGCTGGGCTATGTGTCCATATACATGTGTAACCATTAAACGCTCCCAGCTTCGTCAACAACAAGGCCTCGCTCCGAATAGAAAATAGCGGACGGATCGCAAATAGCTCACCGGCCCACAGGTTAGGAAACGAAATGCGATATCATGCTCAGTCAGGCAAACCGTAGTCTACTCCTAACCGACTCCAGCCTCGAGGAACAAGAAAAATCACACCAGTGACTCGACTTAGATATGGGACATCGAAAAGTCGATGTCAGCCCGGCCAATCAAATTCGCACGAAAAAGGCGCGGAACGCACTAAACCTACTGGCTCCTTGACAGCATGACAGGACCTTGCCTCCTTCATCCCGAGAGGACCCGACATTTGCTGGTCCAGCTGATCAAACCCACTATCGCCCTACGGACCCAACTCGTCCACGCTCTCGGCCTTTTGCATTGGCATTTGACATCCTGTGCCCCCACTAAGCCGGCATCTCCATCTGAATAAGTCCGTTCGCGACAACATCGGAATCGTGAACGTCAGAACTCCCTCGTTGATCCACAACCAAAGGCCTAATTGAGTTTCTCTCACTTTCTTGGTTTTCTTCTCCTTACGGCGTACGCTCGGCGACTTTCCCAAACGCTTGGGACCGCCTTACCTGCCCTGCTCCTTGATGCTCACACATAGATTCTTGCCCACGGTTACCCGGTCTATCTTCGTGGTTCCTCTTCCCATTCCTGTTCTTCCCCGTACCTTCGCCGCTACCGTCTTCTGTCTCATGAGGCGACGCCCTGTTCCCTGGCCATGCCTTCTCGTGCTTTGTGTAACGCTTTCGCCCATCTGACATGGGTTTTCGCTTACTGCgcccccaccaccatcgccatcgactTGCACCATCTGCTCGACCATGTAGTACATAACGGCATATAAGACCCCGGGCCGTGAGCCTCCCTCAGGCCATATGTCATTTGTTCTACTCATCACAAAGATCACTAAGACCGTTTCTTGAGCATCATCCAACCTTAACAACTACCACTTGTACTTCTTATTCATTCGACTTGAACGTAGTCGAagcacaccaccacccatgCTTTCATCACGAGCATCCACTAGACTCTGCGTGCCGAAGCAAGTCGCCCATTTGGCCCGGGCAGCATCACTGCACAACATTAGCACCTCATCCTTTGTGGGCTACTACcacccggccgccggcctccggatctcggccgtcgcaTCGCTCCAGcccggcagcagcggcagccggtctttctcgacgacgcccgccaCCCGGCTCAGAGACTTCTTCCCCGCCAAGGAGACGGAGCACATCCGCAGGACGGCCCCAGCATGGCCGCATCCGGGCTACACCGAGCAGCAGATGCACGACATCGTGCCGGACCACCGCGAGCCGCGCAGTTTTGGCGACTGGGCGGCCTGGAAGTTCGTTCGCCTCGCGCGGTGGTGCATGGATCGGGCGACGGGGCTGGGAAAGGACCAGcaggtcgacaagaagaacatgACGACATCCCTAGTCGCCGACAAGCCCCTGACCGAAGCACAATGGCTGGTTCGGTTCATATTCCTCGAGAGTATCGCTGGAGGTAAGTCTCGCATAGCTTCTCGTCCACTGTCGACAGATGCTGACGACCATCAGTCCCGGGCATGGTAGCCGGCATGCTGCGGCACCTCGGCAGCCTTCGCCGTATGAAGCGCGATAACGGTTGGATCGAGTCCCTCCTCGAGGAGAGTTTCAACGAAAGGATGCATCTGTTGACATTCATGAAGATGTCGGAGCCGGGCTGGTTCATGAAGATCATGATCCTCGGTGCCCAGggcgtcttcttcaacggcATGTTCCTGTCGTACCTCATCGCGCCTAAAATCACTCACCGTTTCGTCGGGtacctcgaggaggaggcagtACACACGTACACGCGCTGCCTATACGAAATTGACTTGGGCCTCTTGCCCAAGTGGTCCGATCCCAACTTCACCATCCCCGACATCGCGGTTCAGTATTGGAGGATCCCCGAAGGGAAAAGGACGATGAAGGACCTGATCATGTACATCAGAGCTGACGGTTAGTAACCCCTCCCCAGCCCCATACCCCCCTCGAAGATCTCAAAAGGACACCATGCTGACAATATGCCCACAGAGGCCGTTCACCGAGGCGTCAACCATACTCTGGGAAACCTCAACCAAAAGGAAGACCCCAACCCCTTTGTCAGCGAGTACAAAGACGGCGAGAAACCCAACGCGGCGCTGAGATCCCAGGGGTTCGAACGTGAAGAGGTCATCTAAAAGACCGCCAATCAAGGAGGTCACTTGCATGACTCGGCTTCGACCCTCCGACAAACGGGGTCATCACCGTCTTGACGGATACCGGATTTCCTTGCGTTTGACTAAGAATTgtaaaaagaaagaaagaaagaaagaaagccGCCGACGATACCACTAGAATGGGGGCGACTGTTCGGCGTACAGGCGTTGGTTTGTTGGGATTCGGAGACGAGCAGGCCCCACTCATTGTACAATACTGTGAGAGACATCTTCGTTCAGATATGCTGGAAATCGTTAGATTCCAAATTTCATTTTTCACCTCGGTTGATAGAAATTGAGAGGCGAGAACGCTTTATAAGCGGAAACACATCCCAGTCTCCCGGACTTGAACACCGCGTTTGACTACTCTATACGCCGTGTTGCATTCGGAGTAGCACTAGTTGGATCGACTGACAACAGAAGATATGGAAatgaagaggagagagagaaagaaacaTGGTAACGGTCATCAACAGCGCACATGAGTGCATGGTGCACGAGACATCTCGAACCACGCAGGATGAAGGGTATCTGCTTCCCTTGCCAGAAGTCGGTGTGACGATTTGCGGACATCAAATGCTTCGGTCGCCTTGGCGGTTCGCCGCTTCTCCAGGATGAACGACGAGCTCAGCCACCCCAGGCAGGGCACGCACGATCATGGTCATCGATGCCGCTTCTCCCATGGGACGAACGACGTACCATCGGATGGGAAACTCTCTGCTACAGAAAACATGGCTGCCTAGTGTCGGTCAAACATGGCGTGACATCGGGGTCGAGGGCAGCTGAGACCAGCTTTGAAGGGCAAAATGTCGATTACCGGGGCGTTGGCGATCGCATCTCCGGGGAAGCGACACGTCGACGACACACGTCGCCCAGGGGTACGGCCCGGTTCGTATTTCCGAAATCTTTCTAAAAATGGATTTGAGTATCCTTACAGTGGGTGGAGACACTGGCTTGCCCGCCCCGGCATGGGtcccggcctcgacggtgtGGGGAACCGAAGGGCTCCGGGAGGTCGAATCCCACCGCTTTGCAAGCATCGTGGGCTTCGGCTGCCCTGAAAACGGACCTTTTCTCAGATAAGCTTCTTCCTGCCGCGCGGCGGATTCGCAAAGAACATGTTCTTGATGTCATGTCGGAGCAGGCCTGGCCTTGGGGGCCACGAAGCCGGTGTGGCTGTGTCGGGCGCCATTGCTCGTCCTGCAGCGATGCTAGATGTGCGATTGGACCCGCTATTGGCTCCTTTGGCGGGGAGAGTGGTCCGTAGCATTCCAGAGAGCGTTCTGGCAGAGATGCTTCATCACATTGATGGCAGGGCTGTCGACGGTGATTATCATATGACGATAGGGGGCCTGTTTCAAAACGAAACTGCGCCTCTTTGCAGAAGACCCCGTCCGTTtctggggcggcgggcggggtTGATTCAGGTGAGCACTATGCCGTTTGTTGCTCTGGTTCATGACAGCCGCGGTAGGAGAAAACGGAAGGGCCAAGCTCATGTCGTCGAATCTGCTATTTCTGCTGTCATCTCATGCCTCGCGTCAAAAGGTGAGACCCGTGcctggcgatgatgacgctATGTAGTGCTTCGACTCAGCCCGGTGAAGCGGCCGTGGCTCTAACAGCGGCTTACAGGGCCTGACAAACGACAAGACGGACTTCACTAGACAAAGATTGGGCGCGGGGCGTGGCATCGCACTTGATATCGAGACTCGCTGTAGCCGTCCATAGCCCTGCGATCTGTGCTtcgttggggggggggggggggggggggggggtgggacACATCGCAGGTGCCGCCGACCTTGTGCAAGAGTGCCGAGAAGTCGGCAGGATTGGTTGGTCTGTAGCATTCCCGTGCTCGACTACTCAACGAATGGTCGAGGGACTACAGCAGTCGTCACGAGCGTCAGCATCCTCCTGCTGTTAGTGCAGATTTCCGATTACCTATTCGAGGAAACGAAAACGGTCCTGTGCAGCAAATTTCCCTGGCCACAGCCTCTCCTCTCTGCCCTTGGTCCCATGGCAAAAATTCAGCGAATTGCTGGCCGACGGGGGGGAGTTTGATGAGGTGCTCGTTTGGCTGTCCACTCTCATCTCATATCTGGCTTCCATGTGGGCTCTTCCATCCGTCAGCAATGAACGGGGGTCGTTGGGGTTGAACGTGTGCGGTCTGGTCTTCTACGGCATCGAGATTGATTAGAGATGGATTGCCCTCCTACCTCGCACTCTATACTTACGTATGTAATCCATGGAGCCCCATCATGTATCAGGTAGTTGATGAGCCGGATATTGAAAGTGGAAAGTGGGTGGACGGGGCTTGTCAATCATTATCTGACAGGCCGACATCTGGCTAGGCCGGGGCGAGAATaacgacgaggacggtgaCTGCACATGGGTACCGTGGTGACATGTCGCCGGGAATCTTGCTGCCAGGCTTCCACCGGGGGACGAGGGCTGTGATGGAGAGTCGCCGGTGCCACGCTCTGGCACCGGCCgagagatgaagaagacgcggacgaggacgcgctAAGCCAAGCACTCACTGATGGGTTGGTGATGTGTGTAAGTCTATGTCCGGAGGCTGGCAGGAGGAGGACAtgacgccaaggccaggcGAGGGACAGTGTAATCTCAAAATTACCGGGTCATGTTCtcatcagcagcaggcgGGCGCGCTGATGGACACGGACCAGCGAGAAACCCACCACAAGGCAGactcgagcagcaggaaaaaaaaaaaccgccTAACCAAAGGGATACACTGGCAGGTCCCCCCGGAACTTGGAAGTCTCTCGTCCATAGGCTAGTTGGAAACGCAACCCCCTGGAAAGGTGCTCCTGGCCAATCCTGATAGCGAAATGTATTCACTTTCGCCTCCCTGGGCAGAAACAGACCACCAAGATCGGGTCTGGAACAGTTTGGGACAGGGAACCCAACAATGGCCAAGTCTGATTGCCAACTCCATCCAACTCATTCAGAGACAGCCGGCGTC is drawn from Colletotrichum destructivum chromosome 6, complete sequence and contains these coding sequences:
- a CDS encoding Putative alternative oxidase, which translates into the protein MLSSRASTRLCVPKQVAHLARAASLHNISTSSFVGYYHPAAGLRISAVASLQPGSSGSRSFSTTPATRLRDFFPAKETEHIRRTAPAWPHPGYTEQQMHDIVPDHREPRSFGDWAAWKFVRLARWCMDRATGLGKDQQVDKKNMTTSLVADKPLTEAQWLVRFIFLESIAGVPGMVAGMLRHLGSLRRMKRDNGWIESLLEESFNERMHLLTFMKMSEPGWFMKIMILGAQGVFFNGMFLSYLIAPKITHRFVGYLEEEAVHTYTRCLYEIDLGLLPKWSDPNFTIPDIAVQYWRIPEGKRTMKDLIMYIRADEAVHRGVNHTLGNLNQKEDPNPFVSEYKDGEKPNAALRSQGFEREEVI